The DNA window ctcttCGTGTTATTAGACTTATCCTTAACTTTGGCCTTTGACTTTGAACTGCAATACATTGCATTACGTCCTGAGATATTTAATATGAGATTAATTTCGCACATTTTCTTTCGGTTGTTTACACTtggtttaatgaaataaaaacactgcCTAAAATATAACGTTCAAATGCTATGTTAGTGTTTATTTGAGATTTTTATGTGATGTTACTTTAACACCTAAAACAAATCGTTAACACCATAACtaaacaaatagtttaaataaGGGATTTTTTTTTGGTATCCTGGTGCGAAACTGACAATGTCATTTTATCGTAATTAAATTACGCGTTCGAATGAGTACTTTAACTTTCAGTAGGCCGTGTTTTCACATCTTTAAACCACAAGAACCACAAATTCTTTTGAAAGGCTGTGTGTGTTTCTGACTCCTAcgatgatgactagctaaatGGAAAAGCTAATAATTCtatacaatgaataaaaatagCCTTGCACTGTGAAAAAgcttacacaaaaaataattaggGAGATTCGTTGTTTTTTTGGAAGTTATGTAAAGTTTTACATGAGAAATTTGTAAAGAGAATTTGCTTTTGTTCAAAGTTGCCAACAAAACATATCAGTTTCTGTATGATTGACAAAGGATTCTAGGGTTAATAActctttaaaataatcatttttatcaCAGGTTTTTCTGTCATAATGAGAAGCTTGTAGTAAAAATTGGCTGTgttcatgaaaatattatattatatgaacTTATACATAATTTATGTAATCCAATACTAGAAAGTTAAAACTGTTCACTGATTATAGATGGTTAACTCTGAGaactgtttaacattaaaaaGGCAACAgacacttttttaaatatatataagtataatatatatatatataaatatatataaatcaataatttgtatttcttataTTTGAACTTTCTTGTTTgcttttattattaagcacaaagttatacaatggtgTATATGTTTCAACGTGTTAACAAATAGAGATTTTTTTAGACTTCTTAACTTTGCTGTGAACCTTGGTCTTGACCAACAAAAACCTAATCTTTTCTAAGTTAGAACACAGTACGAATGTATAACAACTTTCATCCAAATCAATTCTGCCGCTTTTGAAAAATCCTGTTGACAAACATACACACAGGGGTGAAAAATAACCTCTGCTGCCTTCAATAGCTTCTTGTATAGTGACTGCGTAcgtataaaaaaagtaaaataaaattacttttgtctATCAGTGCTAATAGCAGAATAAACTAGTGTAAGAACTTATTTACTCACATTAACAATTGAGttgaataatatgaaaaatatatacttttataatttcCATACTGAATGATAGAGTTACAAAACAAACGAATCTATAACCCTCTGTATTGGCACTAATGTTTGATGTTATGAACATGAAAAAGACTGATCGTAATAGAATCATTTTTCTATCGTATATTGTTTGTTAGATcttacaaataaacagaataacaaaacaattagaaTGTTTGTCAGTTTAAACCACAGCaagttcatataaatatatagtctCACGAGTTTTATTGGTGTCAAATACAAAGTTTAATGGACAAATTCAGAATAttcaacttttgaccagctatatttatatatattttattcaatatgtaTATCGCTTTATGAACAGTACTCACCCAAATCacgctgtatttattttttccaagTGTTTAGGCTTAACTATAAATGTTCATAACTCTTAAATggtgaataaagaaaaatggttGCTTGATAGCCTAACTCTTACAATAAAATGTTACATCAACGTTATATAATTACCGTTGTCGAGTTAAATAACAAAATCCAAACGGAATTGTTCAggttttgtaaaatgaaatggATACTAGTCGTTACTGAGTGTGGAAATAAACGTTAGCAAAGAAATGTGCCTTTTTATTTAAACTGATACGTGACTGAAAAACGATAAACGACTGAAATTCaatgtgaatgaaataaaaataactaaacagtGAACTAATTTTTccgttttattataattactaaacTAATAGTAGCATTTTCGCATTTCATCTTTAATGCatattaaagaagaaaacaaacacaaatatgttGTGTGCTTTCGAATGTCATAGAGGTCACAATTGTCAAACAATTGgccttcatgttttttttttacctttacagGCGAAGAATGAGCGACGTTGAAAGAGACCCCGCCCTCTGGCGGAGATCGAGGAGGGAAGCGTTCTTTTGTCGTGCCGACTCTCTTCCCTCGGGTTGTTTAACTGCATTTCCACAAGGACGAGAGAGGGAGCTGCATTCGACTGTCGGGGATTTTATGACTAAACATTGCATGAAAGAAATACTTGGCGGAGTTATTCCTCTTCATATGAGTTTATCAGACTTCTGCAATCTGACAGAAAAGGAACTGAAAACTGATCTTGGAATCGAGAATCCAGAACAAATAAAACGTATTTTGACGATCATACAGTTAGCAAAAGAGCTGGAAAGAG is part of the Tachypleus tridentatus isolate NWPU-2018 chromosome 4, ASM421037v1, whole genome shotgun sequence genome and encodes:
- the LOC143249274 gene encoding uncharacterized protein LOC143249274 isoform X2, whose protein sequence is MAFIFWRRMSDVERDPALWRRSRREAFFCRADSLPSGCLTAFPQGRERELHSTVGDFMTKHCMKEILGGVIPLHMSLSDFCNLTEKELKTDLGIENPEQIKRILTIIQLAKELERESEFLNVISSIQMPYRGICSELAFAEENLSVGLCSYTRNLTLKPSNVLVICSIPGTQFIRWQVKSKLL
- the LOC143249274 gene encoding uncharacterized protein LOC143249274 isoform X1; protein product: MAFIFWRRMSDVERDPALWRRSRREAFFCRADSLPSGCLTAFPQGRERELHSTVGDFMTKHCMKEILGGVIPLHMSLSDFCNLTEKELKTDLGIENPEQIKRILTIIQLAKELERESEHSDAIQRNMLRTCICRGKFISWTVFIYQKSDLKAKQCIGDLFDSWNAVHQMASEEQTSVSSELPSHQKHRDIFRY